The Heyndrickxia acidicola sequence TCATAGCACCGATGAAGGACAATATTCAAGGCAGGCATCCCACTTCTCAGCCCATCTATTACTGAGGATTTCCCATATTCTCAGAGGAAATAAACAAACACCTTGAATTCTAGTTCCGAAAATCCTGGGTATTGCAGCTCTATTTTGACAAAAAATTCTGCTTTTTACATGAACATTCGACGAAATCTGGTTAAATATTCTTACTTCACGTTAAAATCGACAGATTGAGCACATAAAAAGTCTAATCCTGCGCTTTCCCGAGAAATAATGAGAGAAATTATTTCCGGTTATCCGCAAAGATGGCCATCGCTTCCGCCATGAATGCTGCCAGTCCTTCGCCAAATTGATCGATGTTTTGCTCAAATCGGCTATTCTGCACATAAAGCTGGCCCAAGCCCTTAAAAGCCTCATACGAATAATGGCCAAAGTGCTTATTTAAAAAGCCATACCATTTTCCTATTGCACCCTGGGCTTCATTGGTGGCAGGTGATTTCTTCCGAAGTCCTGCTAACTCGCGGTAAATTTGATTCATGTCATTAGACAATTCTTTTTTTTCTTCATTAGAAAATGGTCCCACATCATCCACTGCTTGATCTCCCCAGCGCTCCCTTGCTTCCTGCTCATAAGGATTCGTATCAAATGAAAAGCCCTCGAATTTTTCCTTATTGCTCATGTGAATTTCTCCTTTCATATTCAGTATTGTTTTTTCAATCGTTGTAATCATCCTGTCAAGCCGGT is a genomic window containing:
- a CDS encoding MerR family transcriptional regulator, giving the protein MKIKEVADLVGISVRALHHYDEIGLLVPDKITEAGYRLYSERNLETLQQILFFRELGFPLKKIKEIINRPSFDRQKALEIQHGMLLEKRDRLDRMITTIEKTILNMKGEIHMSNKEKFEGFSFDTNPYEQEARERWGDQAVDDVGPFSNEEKKELSNDMNQIYRELAGLRKKSPATNEAQGAIGKWYGFLNKHFGHYSYEAFKGLGQLYVQNSRFEQNIDQFGEGLAAFMAEAMAIFADNRK